The genome window GGGACCATTTTCTTTGGGATTGCAATAATAAAGATGGTCCGACTGTATAGAGGATCAACACCCAATCAGACGACAAGAAGGACCTGAGTCCGCTGACGCGGAATTCGCTTGAAAGCACATGAAGCGTATCGGTAAAATTATTATTGACATCCAAACAAAATCCACGTGGACGATCAAGGGCGCGTGAAGTAGCAGTTAATATCAAGGCGCGTTGTAGAGAAAGCTAGCCAGCCAAGAGAGACTAGTGCCGGTAGATTCGAGAAAAACCTACTCGATTCATTCCCTCCTCCGCACATCCTCCCTTTTCTTTCTCGCCGGACGTCTAGTCGGAGGCATACCATCTCGGTGAGATAAGACAAATTCTAGAAGATCAGTtttattttggtttcttttcaAATTGAGGGAAAGAGAGACCTACACGTGATTCCAATCGTCCTCACacatattggatttttttttgcatcAGAGAGggaaaagaaggaaatcaaGTGTGTTTGAGGAGGCTTGATGGGGCGGATCAGCGTAGAAGTAGGTGAAGCGGTGATCGCGTACAGTCTGAAGGAGGCGTCGAATTGGTGGGAAGACATAAATAAATCTTCATTATGGCAGGATCGCATCTTTCACGTCCTCGCCGCCCTCTATGGTCTCGTCGCCATCGTTGCCTTGgtctacctctctctctctctctctctctccccttatGCGCATACGTATACTTTACCAATTGATGTCAATTTGGTCAATTTTTGTTGAATATTCAAATGATTTAGAGGGCATGGCTACGAACTTCAATGAGATTCGGTGAAGCAACGTACGACCCAACAAATTGAAACGATTGGATGCCTATATGTTATTTGTTGATTTATTTGTATTAGTGGGAATTGTTATATCTGGAAAGAAGAAAATGGAGGAATTTTGTTGGGTTggttgtttttgtttgattgaatgAGAGAGGGAACTGCCTTTTACTTGAGGTTTCTAGGGTTTATAATAAAATGTagtgaatttttgaattttcgTTCCTCATCTTGTCTGTTAGTTGATGCCCTATGCATGCAACTTTATTTGTCTTCTATTAATGAGCTACTGGGGTCTATATTGTTTCAAacttgttcttcatctctctcccCAGCTATAGCGGGGTGCATTGGAAGTGGTGCTTATATTCTCAGTTCTTCTAATTGTTGTACTTAGTAAGGAATTTCAATTATTGACTTgctgatttattttttaaaggttCAATTGGTGAGGATACAATTGAGAGTTCCAGAATATGGTTGGACCACGCAGAAGGTTTTTCATTTCCTCAATTTCCTTGTAAATGGGGGTCTGCAACGAATCTTTCTCTTTATGCACTCAATATCATTTTTTGCCCCTCATGTGGGATGTTAACTTGTGTTTGCTGTGATTTTTTCTCTGTCACAGTTCGAGCACTAGTTTTTGTTTTTCGCCGAAATGTACAACAGTTGCATCCACAGGTCTGCACTGTGcgtgaattatatatattttttccttttcaggACATTGGTTCTTAGTTTTTATTTAGTGATGGATACTGAATCTTATCTAGATTGTCCAACATATCCTGCTTGACTTGCCAAGCCTTGCTTTCTTCACAACATTTGCGCTTTTGGTTCTGTTCTGGGCAGAAATTTACTATCAGGTAAGGGTTATTTGCCGTCCACTTCCAATTGTCATTTTAGCTGCTACCTTAGTGTAAttctatcattattttttaacagGCACGTGCTGTATCGACTGAAGGACTTAGACCGAGTTTCTTTACGATCAATGCAATTGTTTATGCAATTCAGGTTACGTTTCTCATTCATAGTTTCTCTAATAAGTTCCAGAAAGAGGGAGATTACCAAGTTCGGTTTCTGCTCAGTGGAAGCTAGTAATGTTTGATGACACCATCATAATACTGTATAGCCTTTagtttattttcttcttatttgaaTGATTTATTATTGGAATGTCGATATGAAAAGTCATGGATGTGAAAAAGTTTCAAGTTTTGACTATTTTGCGATAATTTTATCTCATAATCATTGATTCTTTAAAAGTAATCCTTATGAAAGCAGGCCATTAAGAGAGTTTATAACTAGGGTGATAAATCTGTTTTAGGGAATGCTTTCTTCTATTCATGTATACCTTTCATATAATAAGGATGCAACTTAAATGGATATTGCCTTTTTTTTATTCCTTGAATTGATTGACATTCTAGTAtgtaattcaaaaataaataagtgAAGATGTCACATGATTTCCATCAATGGAATGTTCTCAAGAGATTTATTGGTGAAAAGTCTATGGGTGGGATACTAATTtgggttcttaattttttttatcattactcTGCCACGTAAATGTTCATTTGAGGGCTGAAAAGGTTTTTGTGGGATGATGGGCTGGGGTTTAAAAGCTGGATCACCCTTTGGTCAATAAGGTTGTGTCCATGGCATGTTGATTAGTTATGAATTAACTGGAAACCAGTAGAAGGTGAAGGGATcaagttagtttttttttttaatttttaatttcctGTGGATTATAATTTGGGCAAGtggttttgttgttttcttatcGAGTATTTTGAGTGGCAAGAAATATGCTTGGTTGATGCATTTTATTTAATTCGGATCTCTTACAAGAAATATGTTTGGTTgatgcatttcatttcttttgaaaCATTTGGTTGTTAACACAAAGCCAATTTTTTACTTAGACTAAATTGTTTCAGCATGGACATCATGTCTTACTATCAtcacttttttgttttctttcttttgctccCCCTTTTGACTTAACAAAATAGGCTCGCTAGAAAAGCTGAAAAGGACAATAATGAACTGATGTAGTTTTCGGACTACTGATGTAGAtttttgtttaggattgagcaaccaaaaccctaacccaaaaTTTTAAGAACCCTAGGACAAATTCACAATTCCCAGGTCTGAAACtggaacaaaattcttgaatttttttgaatcaaacaaaaagtACCCTGAATCTCTTAGGTAGGGTTCGATAAACTCACCTTCCCCTCTCTGCCTCTCACCGAACGTgtctaaggaatctctcctatagcaaatttgtataaaaactctcattattatttatccttgacttgcatccatatataatatatatagactcctagtaatcctaattacataagaaacttccttcaaataaaactaggatccctaaaagtaaactaatatgactccaattatGACTAGGACttgacttaacaaaataacataataaaagactctcaaaacaaataactattactaaattcgaaattccaacaTATCTGAAAATTCCGACAATACCCTTAGTATGAAAACTAAAGAACTTAATTAAATAGACCCAATAATAAACTAGcttatgaaaacataaaattaatggTCTTCCTGCATCATGAACATTTCCATCTTGAAGAATTGGTGCTTTTCTACCTTCGCCTTAGCAgtgtttttgggatttttttaaaattttaaaaaaactactTAGTCACAAAGGTCAAAATGCTTTATTGGTAATTTCTTGTGAATgacgagatttttttttttggataaaaaatGATCTTGTGGGACGTTGGTGGTGTTTTCTACTCTAGAGTATTGTCTCTGATGTAGCAAACTTTTCAGCTAAAGTATTTATTAAGTCCCTTTGCCCATAGTTTAGTTTCCGTCTTTAGGGGTCATAGTCTTATGTGGAGTCCTTGCCTTCCTTCTCTCTTAGTTTCTTTCACATAAAGAAGTTAGTCTATCATTCTCCTTCGTGACATAGTGAgcactttttcttcctttctgtCCTTCTACTTCTTCCTCTTCGTAGGGTGAAAactgaagagagaaaaaaagaaggagaaacTTTGTGTTGGATTGTGAAAGACATCATATTTAATgagaagttgatggattttcaTTGGAGGGATGTAAATATTTGatcaaatttaagaaaaaagtCCCTTCCCTTGGGGTTGACCTTTTCTTGTTCTTGGTGGAGGCGTAGAGCACAACTTGCAATACCATGGGCTTGTCCAATAACGAATTCTGACATATATTTGTTCCTCTTCCTATAGTTTAAGAATGTGCTGTTTAAGCTAAGCTTGGTAAACGCAATGGCGAATAAGTGTTGTTGTGAATTTCTTGTTTTGCTATTTTCCATGCATATTTGTGACATCCATAGGCCCAGTCTTCTTGTGTTAGTAGTTTGGGTTACTCTAATGGGCTGTGCGGGTCTGTGACAAGTGAGAATCTGGATTCTGATATCCTCCATTTAAGATTTCAATTCAGCTCCAGTTGAATTTTAGTTTAACTCCATTCACAAAGTTGAGAGGAGATTGTAGGAGTTCTAACTTGTTTGACTCTTGCTCTAATACTCGCCACATTTGACTATTACAAATGCTTGTTTCTTTATAAGACCCAATCTGAAAAAGTGGCTCGTTTAATGAGAGGCCTTTAGATAAAAGTTAGATTAAAAATGCCCAAGAGGATTGTGGCCGAGTATAGTATATCATGCCTGTTGATTTTACTCCATCTTTTTCCAAATCGCATTGGAAAGACTTTAGAGGGAACAAGGCATTCACATATGCAGATGTGTTCATGGATTTG of Tripterygium wilfordii isolate XIE 37 chromosome 13, ASM1340144v1, whole genome shotgun sequence contains these proteins:
- the LOC120012401 gene encoding tobamovirus multiplication protein 3 isoform X1 — protein: MGRISVEVGEAVIAYSLKEASNWWEDINKSSLWQDRIFHVLAALYGLVAIVALVQLVRIQLRVPEYGWTTQKVFHFLNFLVNGVRALVFVFRRNVQQLHPQVCTIVQHILLDLPSLAFFTTFALLVLFWAEIYYQARAVSTEGLRPSFFTINAIVYAIQIVIWFVLWWKPIPVVIIVSKMFFAGVSLFAALGFLLYGGRLFLMLQRFPVESKGRRKKLQEVGYVTTICFSCFLVRCIMECFNAFDKAVDLDVLDHPVLNFIYYLLVEILPSSLVLFILRKLPPKRGITQYHPIR
- the LOC120012401 gene encoding tobamovirus multiplication protein 3 isoform X2 gives rise to the protein MGRISVEVGEAVIAYSLKEASNWWEDINKSSLWQDRIFHVLAALYGLVAIVALVQLVRIQLRVPEYGWTTQKVFHFLNFLVNGVRALVFVFRRNVQQLHPQIVQHILLDLPSLAFFTTFALLVLFWAEIYYQARAVSTEGLRPSFFTINAIVYAIQIVIWFVLWWKPIPVVIIVSKMFFAGVSLFAALGFLLYGGRLFLMLQRFPVESKGRRKKLQEVGYVTTICFSCFLVRCIMECFNAFDKAVDLDVLDHPVLNFIYYLLVEILPSSLVLFILRKLPPKRGITQYHPIR